Proteins encoded within one genomic window of Cucumis sativus cultivar 9930 chromosome 3, Cucumber_9930_V3, whole genome shotgun sequence:
- the LOC101207212 gene encoding polygalacturonase, which produces MTLHTTYFLLSSLLLPIMFFSLTAFADTLTFNILNCGAKPDGSIAASLTFNVVDYGAKPDNTKFDSAKAFQSAWTHACSSSKAATIYVPKAKFYISSATFNGPCKNNAITLKMDGTLVAPSNFQLTAQSKNWILFRQVNGVTVSGGVIDGQGSGLWACKQSGKTCPRGTTSLEFTNSQNILISGLTSLNSQIYHIVMNKCRNVKMESLNIYAPANSPNTDGIDLEETTYATILDSNIGTGDDCISLGHGTFNVFIQNVFCGPGHGISVGSLGRKEKENGVQNVTVQSCRLSNTQNGVRIKSWGRPSTGFGRDIRFQHITMTNVKYPIIIDQNYCPHHQDCPGQDSGVKISNVTYQSIYGTSATLVAIKMDCSPKFPCKGIVLDDVKLTYKNGKAKASCSHAQGFDVDLVEPTGCFYSRATEEFLSSI; this is translated from the exons ATGACTCTTCATAcaacttattttcttctctcatcACTACTACTGCCCATTATGTTCTTCAGTTTAACTGCTTTTGCCGATACGTTAACATTCAACATTCTCAATTGTGGAGCAAAACCTGATGGTTCCATTGCCGCTTCGTTAACATTCAACGTTGTCGATTATGGGGCGAAACCTGACAACACAAAATTTGACTCAGCCAAGGCCTTCCAATCAGCATGGACGCATGCGTGTAGCTCTTCTAAAGCAGCTACCATTTATGTGCCTAAGGCCAAATTCTACATTTCTAGTGCAACTTTCAATGGGCCATGCAAAAATAATGCCATTACTTTAAAAATGGATGGCACTCTGGTGGCTCCCTCAAATTTCCAACTCACTGCCCAATCTAAAAATTGGATCCTTTTTCGTCAGGTTAATGGAGTTACTGTCTCCGGCGGTGTTATTGATGGTCAAGGAAGTGGACTTTGGGCTTGCAAACAGTCTGGCAAGACATGCCCTCGTGGAACCACA TCACTAGAATTTACCAATTCTCAGAACATATTGATCAGTGGATTAACATCACTGAATAGCCAAATATATCACATTGTCATGAATAAATGCCGTAATGTAAAAATGGAAAGTCTAAACATCTATGCCCCTGCCAATAGTCCCAATACCGATGGAATTGATTTAGAAGAAACAACTTATGCGACCATCCTCGACTCTAATATCGGCACCGGTGATGACTGCATTTCATTAGGCCATGGCACATTTAACGTGTTTATCCAGAATGTTTTCTGCGGACCTGGCCATGGAATTAG TGTTGGAAGTTTAGgaagaaaggagaaagagaatgGGGTCCAAAATGTGACAGTTCAATCATGTAGACTCAGCAACACTCAAAATGGAGTGAGAATAAAAAGTTGGGGAAGACCCAGTACTGGATTTGGAAGAGACATTCGTTTTCAACATATCACAATGACTAATGTCAAATACCCTATCATCATCGATCAAAATTATTGTCCCCATCATCAAGATTGTCCTGGACAG GATTCTGGAGTTAAAATTAGCAATGTGACATACCAATCCATTTACGGGACATCGGCGACGCTGGTGGCCATCAAAATGGATTGCAGCCCCAAATTTCCATGCAAGGGAATAGTGTTGGACGATGTTAAGCTAACGTACAAGAATGGAAAAGCCAAAGCTTCATGTAGCCACGCTCAAGGCTTTGATGTTGACTTGGTTGAGCCCACGGGTTGCTTTTATAGCAGGGCAACTGAAGAGTTCTTAAGCTCTATTTaa
- the LOC101207947 gene encoding ras-related protein RABA2a encodes MARRPDDDYDYLFKVVLIGDSGVGKSNLLSRFTRNEFCLESKSTIGVEFATRTLQVEGRTVKAQIWDTAGQERYRAITSAYYRGALGALLVYDVTKPMTFDNVSRWLKELRDHADSNIVIMLIGNKTDLKHLRAVATEDAQSYAEKEGLSFIETSALEATNVEKAFQTILSEIYRIISKKSLNSEEPAAANNIKEGKTIVVGESEANTKKACCSSS; translated from the exons ATGGCCCGGAGACCTGACGATGACTATGATTATCTCTTCAAAGTTGTGCTTATCGGTGATTCCGGCGTTGGAAAATCCAACCTCCTTTCCCGATTCACTCGGAATGAGTTTTGTTTGGAGTCCAAGTCTACCATTGGCGTCGAATTCGCTACTCGTACTCTTCAG GTCGAGGGAAGAACTGTGAAAGCTCAGATATGGGACACAGCCGGTCAAGAGCGTTACAGAGCAATAACAAGTGCTTACTATAGGGGTGCACTTGGAGCCCTTCTAGTCTATGATGTAACAAAACCAATGACATTCGATAACGTAAGCCGTTGGTTGAAGGAACTTAGGGACCATGCCGATTCCAACATTGTAATCATGTTAATTGGAAACAAGACAGATCTGAAACACCTCCGAGCAGTGGCGACAGAGGATGCACAAAGCTATGCTGAGAAAGAAGGATTATCATTCATTGAAACGTCTGCTCTCGAAGCAACAAACGTGGAGAAGGCTTTCCAAACTATTCTTTCCGAAATATATCGAATAATCAGTAAAAAATCCCTTAATTCAGAGGAGCCTGCTGCTGCTAATAACATCAAGGAAGGAAAAACCATTGTGGTTGGTGAGTCAGAGGCCAACACAAAGAAGGCTTGTTGCTCCTCTTCTTGA
- the LOC101207700 gene encoding KH domain-containing protein At1g09660/At1g09670, translating to MGERTPPGSYFHYPPPSAHASPHRTPSIPLDRERCLAELLSERQKLGPFVQVLPHCSRLLNQEIRRLSGLNQTSVDHERFEHGSPYRSLGQLSNGRPMDMEGWPPMQMEGSGHVHGMGPLQAHSMGWPRVQGIPTTPIVKRVVRLDVPVDKYPNYNFVGRLLGPRGNSLKRVEALTECRVYIRGKGSIKDALEEEKLKDKPGYEHLNEPLHLLVEAEFPEDTINARLDHAVAVLESLLKPVDELLDQYKKQQLRELALLNGTLREESPSMSPSMSPFNSTGLKRAKTGR from the exons ATGGGGGAGAGAACCCCACCTGGGAGTTACTTCCATTACCCTCCCCCTTCTGCTCATGCATCGCCTCACAGGACTCCTTCCATCCCTTTAGATCGGGAGAG GTGTCTAGCTGAATTACTGTCAGAGAGACAGAAGTTGGGtccctttgttcaagttttaCCTCATTGTAGCAGACTTCTGAATCAGG AGATCAGACGTTTATCAGGCCTTAATCAAACTTCTGTGGATCATGAGAGATTTGAGCATGGCAGTCCTTACAGGTCACTAGGTCAGCTATCGAATGGAAGACCAATGGACATGGAAGGTTGGCCTCCAATGCAAATGGAG GGGAGTGGACATGTCCATGGTATGGGTCCCCTTCAAGCTCATTCAATGGGTTGGCCGAGAGTGCAAGGAATTCCTACGACACCAATAGTTAAGAGAGTCGTTAGACTTGATGTACCTGTTGACAAATATCCAAAt TATAATTTTGTTGGACGACTTCTGGGACCGCGTGGAAACTCCTTGAAAAGAGTTGAAGCCTTGACAGAATGTAGAGTGTACATAAGAGGCAAGGGATCTATCAAGGATGCTTTAGAG GAAGAGAAACTAAAGGACAAACCTGGATATGAGCATCTTAATGAGCCCTTGCATCTGTTAGTTGAGGCAGAATTTCCAGAGGATACAATAAACGCACGCTTGGATCATGCAGTGGCAGTTTTAGAAAGTCTGTTGAAACCTGTG GATGAATTGCTGGATCAATATAAGAAGCAACAACTAAGAGAACTTGCACTACTAAATGGCACCCTAAGGGAGGAAAGTCCAAGTATGAGCCCGAGCATGTCGCCGTTTAACAGCACAGGGCTCAAACGAGCCAAGACAGGGAGGTAG
- the LOC101215571 gene encoding elongation factor 1-gamma has translation MALVLHSWKTNKNAYKALIAAEYNGVKVDLSQDFTMGVTNKSPEYLKMNPIGKVPVLETPDGAIFESNAIARYVARLKDSGLFGSSSIDCGHVEQWIDFSTFEIDIPVSTKLRPRFGYAAFHPGVEETADAALKRSFGALNSYLASNTFLVGHSVTLADIILTCNLYLGFNYILTKSFTSEFPHVERYFWTLVNQPNFKKIMGEVKQTDAVPPVKTPEEAAAAAKAKAEPKKQEEKPAAPAEEEAPKPKAKNPLDLLPPSSMILDEWKCLYSNTKSNFREVAIKGFWDMYDPEGYSLWFCDYKYNDENTVSFVTLNKVGGFLQRMDIARKYAFGKMLVIGSEAPYKVKGLWLFRGKEIPQFVLDECYDMELYEWKKVDISDEAQKERVSQMIEDQEPFEGEALLDAKCFK, from the exons ATGGCTCTC GTCTTGCATTCTTGGAAGACTAACAAAAATGCTTACAAGGCTTTAATAGCTGCGGAGTACAATGGTGTCAAGGTTGATCTTTCCCAAGATTTTACCATGGGCGTGACCAACAAGAGTCCTGAATATCTGAAAATGAATCCTATTGGGAAG GTTCCTGTTCTGGAAACACCAGATGGTGCTATCTTTGAGAGCAATGCTATAGCTCGCTATG TTGCTCGCTTGAAGGACAGTGGTTTATTTGGCTCTTCTTCCATTGATTGT GGACATGTTGAACAATGGATTGATTTTTCCACGTTTGAAATTGATATTCCTGTGTCAACTAAGTTGAGGCCTAGATTTGGATATGCTGCTTTCCATCCGGGT GTAGAGGAAACCGCTGATGCTGCTCTAAAACGATCTTTCGGTGCTTTGAACTCCTACCTTGCTTCAAACACATTCCTCGTTGGACACTCCGTGACACTAGCTGATATCATTCTGACATGCAATCTCTATTTGGGATTCAACTATATATTGACTAAAAGCTTTACTTCTGAGTTTCCCCACGTTGAGAGGTACTTCTGGACATTGGTCAatcaaccaaatttcaaaaagataATGGGTGAGGTAAAGCAGACAGACGCCGTCCCACCAGTGAAAACACCTGAAGAGGCTGCAGCAGCTGCCAAAGCGAAGGCTGAGCCcaagaaacaagaagagaAGCCTGCAGCACCTGCTGAGGAGGAGGCACCAAAGCCCAAGGCCAAAAATCCTCTTGACTTGCTTCCTCCTAGTTCGATGATTTTGGATGAGTGGAAATGTCTCTACTCGAACACCAAGTCTAACTTCCGTGAGGTTGCAATCAAAG GATTCTGGGACATGTATGACCCAGAAGGGTACTCCCTTTGGTTCTGTGACTACAAATACAACGACGAGAATACCGTTTCATTTGTGACATTGAACAAAGTTGGTGGATTCCTCCAGAGAATGGATATTGCTAGGAAGTACGCATTTGGAAAGATGCTTGTGATCGGATCAGAGGCACCATACAAGGTGAAGGGACTATGGCTTTTCCGTGGAAAAGAAATCCCACAATTTGTGCTTGATGAGTGCTATGATATGGAGCTGTACGAGTGGAAGAAGGTGGATATCTCGGATGAAGCCCAGAAGGAGAGGGTGAGCCAAATGATTGAAGACCAGGAACCATTTGAGGGTGAAGCTCTCTTGGATGCCAAATGCTTCAAGTGA
- the LOC101207459 gene encoding elongation factor 1-gamma gives MALVLHSWTPSKNVYKVLIAAEYNGVKVDLAPDFTMGVSNKSPEFLKMNPIGKVPLLQTPDGPIFESNAITRYVARLKDSILFGSSPIDYGHVEQWIDFSSLEIDIHISTILAPRFGYGVYHAPAEEAANVALKRSFGALDSYLASNTFLVGHSVTLADIVLTCNLYYGFVYILPKSFTSAFPHVERYFWTLVNQPNFKKVIGEVKQTDAIPPVKTPEEVAAAAKAKAEPKKQEEKPAAPAEEAPKPKAKNPLDLLPPSSMILDEWKRLYSNTKTNFREVAIKGFWDMYDPEGYSLWFCDYKYNDENTVSFVTLNKVGGFLQRMDIARKYAFGKMLVIGSEAPYKVKGLWLFRGKEIPQFVLDECYDMELYEWKKVDISDEAQKERVSQMIEDQEPFEGEALLDAKCFK, from the exons GTTCTGCATTCTTGGACTCCTAGCAAAAATGTTTACAAGGTTTTAATAGCTGCGGAATACAATGGTGTCAAAGTTGACCTTGCCCCAGACTTCACTATGGGTGTAAGCAATAAGAGTCCTGAATTTCTCAAAATGAATCCTATTGGGAAG GTTCCTCTTCTGCAAACACCCGATGGTCCTATCTTTGAGAGCAATGCTATAACCCGCTATG TTGCTCGCTTGAAGGACAGCATTTTATTTGGCTCTTCTCCAATTGATTAT GGACATGTTGAACAATGGATCGATTTCTCTTCATTGGAAATTGATATTCACATTTCGACTATTCTGGCGCCTAGATTTGGATATGGTGTTTACCATGCTCCT GCAGAAGAAGCTGCAAACGTTGCCCTAAAACGATCTTTCGGTGCTTTGGACTCCTACCTTGCTTCAAACACATTCCTCGTTGGACACTCTGTGACACTGGCTGATATTGTTTTGACGTGCAATCTCTATTATGGATTCGTCTATATTTTGCCTAAGAGCTTTACTTCTGCGTTTCCTCATGTCGAGAGGTACTTCTGGACATTGGTCAatcaaccaaatttcaaaaaggtAATTGGTGAGGTAAAGCAGACAGACGCCATCCCACCAGTGAAAACACCTGAGGAGGTTGCAGCAGCTGCCAAAGCAAAGGCTGAGCCcaagaaacaagaagagaAGCCTGCAGCACCTGCTGAGGAGGCACCAAAGCCCAAGGCCAAAAACCCTCTTGACTTGCTTCCTCCTAGTTCGATGATTTTGGATGAGTGGAAACGTCTCTACTCGAACACTAAGACTAACTTCCGTGAGGTTGCAATCAAAG GATTCTGGGACATGTATGACCCAGAAGGTTACTCCCTTTGGTTCTGTGACTACAAATACAACGACGAGAATACTGTTTCATTTGTGACTTTGAACAAAGTTGGTGGATTCCTCCAGAGAATGGATATTGCTAGGAAGTACGCATTTGGAAAGATGCTTGTGATCGGATCAGAGGCACCATACAAGGTGAAGGGACTATGGCTTTTCCGTGGAAAAGAAATCCCACAATTTGTGCTTGATGAGTGCTATGATATGGAGCTGTACGAGTGGAAGAAGGTGGATATCTCGGATGAAGCCCAGAAGGAGAGGGTGAGCCAAATGATTGAAGATCAGGAACCATTTGAGGGTGAAGCTCTTTTGGACGCCAAATGCTTTAAGTGA